The following coding sequences are from one Lysinibacillus sp. FSL W8-0992 window:
- the cydS gene encoding cytochrome bd oxidase small subunit CydS has protein sequence MEKFLMFYAPFIVVILGIIVMFWWAPKDDYVTKNNEKSRE, from the coding sequence ATGGAAAAATTTTTAATGTTTTATGCACCATTTATTGTCGTCATTCTCGGAATAATTGTGATGTTCTGGTGGGCACCAAAAGATGATTATGTAACGAAAAATAATGAAAAGAGTCGCGAATAG
- a CDS encoding thioredoxin family protein: protein MKTEQQYFEEAISIQQYMENMTTLKEDSFRIYDGFEVPMYDGFVALLKDKQPKILTITEDWCGDAMLNNPIIRRVAEAAGLDMRTVLRDADTDLIDRYLTNGGRAIPMYILLNESGQVIGKWGPRAPELQDIVVKKRATLPDKEDPTFEEAQKALYTEIREDNITNKANWTYVYEDFKKHVTAALQ from the coding sequence ATGAAAACTGAACAACAATATTTTGAAGAAGCCATTTCAATTCAACAATATATGGAAAACATGACAACTCTTAAAGAAGATAGCTTCCGTATTTATGATGGCTTTGAAGTGCCAATGTACGATGGTTTTGTAGCTTTATTAAAAGACAAGCAACCTAAAATTTTAACAATCACTGAAGATTGGTGCGGAGATGCGATGTTAAATAATCCAATTATTCGCCGTGTTGCAGAGGCAGCTGGATTAGATATGCGCACCGTTTTACGCGATGCCGATACAGATTTAATCGACCGTTACTTAACAAACGGTGGCCGTGCAATTCCTATGTATATTTTACTTAATGAATCAGGTCAAGTTATCGGTAAATGGGGACCACGTGCGCCTGAGTTACAGGATATTGTTGTGAAGAAAAGAGCTACATTACCAGACAAAGAAGATCCAACTTTTGAGGAAGCACAAAAAGCACTTTACACTGAAATACGTGAAGATAATATTACGAACAAAGCAAATTGGACATATGTATACGAAGATTTCAAAAAACATGTAACAGCAGCATTACAATAA
- a CDS encoding cytochrome ubiquinol oxidase subunit I: MINESAVFWSRALTELTLSFHIIYATIGVGVPLMIMIAQWTGYKKNDEHYILMARRWARGFVITVAVGVVTGTAIGLQLSLLWPNFMQLAGQTIALPLFMETFAFFFEAIFLGIYLYTWDRFDSQKKHMLLLIPVALGASMSAVFITIVNAFMNAPQGFDIVDGQLVNIQPFLAMFNPAMPTKVAHVLVTAYMTSAFVLAAIAGYRMLKGSDHIYHKKSLFLLMKIGLVTSISAAIIGDFSGKYLAEYQPEKLAAAEWHFETTDKASLILFGVLDGEEVKYAIKVPYALSILAANNPNAEVIGLDQFAEEDRPPLYIHYLFNTMVFIGMFMALVSLVYVVGKLRRWRFIHSRLFRWIIVAGAPLSIIAIESGWWLAEVGRQPWILYGIMRTPEGATTSDHVDLMMLLFSGVYAVLGVGSTVVLIRMFKKNPIEREIEDRNIEKGGDII, encoded by the coding sequence ATGATTAATGAATCAGCAGTCTTTTGGAGTCGTGCATTAACGGAGCTTACGTTATCGTTCCATATCATTTATGCAACGATTGGTGTCGGCGTGCCGTTAATGATTATGATTGCGCAGTGGACTGGATACAAAAAGAATGACGAGCATTATATTTTAATGGCACGACGTTGGGCACGAGGTTTCGTCATTACCGTTGCTGTAGGGGTCGTTACAGGTACAGCTATCGGATTACAATTATCTTTACTATGGCCGAATTTTATGCAACTCGCAGGGCAAACTATAGCATTACCACTCTTTATGGAAACCTTTGCATTCTTCTTTGAGGCCATTTTCTTAGGTATCTACTTATACACTTGGGATCGTTTCGATAGTCAGAAAAAACATATGCTCCTTCTAATTCCTGTTGCATTAGGTGCATCAATGTCTGCAGTTTTTATAACAATCGTGAATGCCTTTATGAACGCACCACAAGGCTTTGACATAGTGGACGGTCAGCTCGTTAATATTCAACCATTTCTAGCAATGTTTAACCCAGCTATGCCAACTAAAGTAGCGCACGTGCTTGTTACAGCCTATATGACATCAGCATTTGTGTTGGCGGCAATTGCAGGCTACCGTATGCTTAAAGGCTCAGACCATATTTATCATAAAAAATCATTATTTTTATTAATGAAGATTGGTCTGGTGACATCAATTTCAGCTGCAATAATAGGTGACTTCTCAGGCAAATACTTAGCGGAATACCAACCAGAAAAATTAGCTGCGGCTGAATGGCATTTTGAAACAACAGATAAAGCATCACTTATTTTATTCGGTGTGCTAGATGGCGAGGAAGTAAAGTATGCCATTAAAGTACCTTATGCATTAAGTATACTAGCAGCTAATAATCCAAATGCAGAAGTGATAGGCTTAGACCAATTTGCGGAGGAAGACCGACCACCGCTTTATATTCACTATCTGTTTAATACGATGGTCTTTATCGGTATGTTCATGGCATTAGTTTCTTTAGTTTATGTAGTAGGGAAATTACGTCGTTGGCGGTTTATTCATTCGCGGTTGTTTAGATGGATTATTGTTGCAGGTGCACCACTGTCAATAATAGCGATTGAATCAGGCTGGTGGCTTGCCGAAGTTGGACGTCAACCGTGGATATTATACGGTATTATGCGAACACCAGAGGGCGCAACAACGAGCGATCATGTGGATTTAATGATGCTGTTATTCTCAGGTGTTTATGCGGTACTTGGAGTAGGTAGTACCGTTGTATTAATTCGCATGTTTAAAAAGAATCCAATTGAGCGTGAAATTGAAGATCGGAATATAGAAAAAGGCGGTGACATCATATGA
- the gatC gene encoding Asp-tRNA(Asn)/Glu-tRNA(Gln) amidotransferase subunit GatC, whose translation MAKLTKEEVKHVANLARLAITEEEAEKFAEQLGKITDFAEQLNELDTTNVEPTTHVLPLVNVMREDVATKGLDRDVMMLNVKEQEDGQVKVPAIM comes from the coding sequence ATGGCAAAATTAACAAAAGAAGAAGTTAAGCACGTTGCGAATTTAGCACGTCTTGCAATTACAGAAGAAGAAGCGGAAAAATTTGCTGAGCAACTTGGGAAAATTACTGACTTTGCAGAGCAACTAAACGAGTTAGATACTACAAATGTTGAACCAACAACACACGTTTTACCATTGGTAAACGTAATGCGTGAAGATGTGGCAACAAAAGGTCTAGACCGTGATGTAATGATGTTAAACGTGAAAGAACAAGAAGATGGTCAAGTAAAAGTACCAGCTATCATGTAA
- the rlmD gene encoding 23S rRNA (uracil(1939)-C(5))-methyltransferase RlmD, with product MSAPVKKNDQLTVYIEDLTHDGNGVAKVDGYPLFIQGALPNETAEIHVLKTLKNYGFAKVIEIIQPSPDRVDAPCDYFKQCGGCQLQHLSYEGQLKWKENMVRNVMQRLGKIDAPVLPVKGMEEPWQYRNKAQIPFSTNDAGQVIAGFYKTKSHTIVDMDRCLIQTGEADAILSGLKKELTAIGIQPYNEASHEGMLRHVVIRTARATGEVMVVLVTKKKKFPQKEAAVASILKLLPNVTSIMQNINSDKTNVIFGDETINLWGNDVIIDSIGDVRFEISARSFYQVNPQQTEVLYKQALDYADLQGHERVIDAYCGIGTISLFLAQKAKAVMGVEIVPQAIEDAKRNAELNGFTNTYFEAGPAEEVIPRWYKEGKEADVLVVDPPRKGCDEALLQTILEQRPKRVVYVSCNPATLARDLRILEDGGYKTQEVQPVDMFPHSTHCEAVAWLELA from the coding sequence ATGTCAGCACCCGTAAAAAAGAATGACCAACTCACAGTTTATATAGAAGATTTAACACATGATGGCAATGGTGTCGCAAAAGTCGATGGCTATCCATTATTTATTCAAGGTGCATTACCGAATGAAACAGCAGAAATTCATGTTTTAAAAACGTTAAAAAATTATGGATTTGCAAAAGTGATAGAAATAATTCAACCTTCACCTGATCGAGTAGATGCACCTTGCGATTATTTTAAGCAATGTGGTGGCTGTCAGTTACAGCACTTATCGTACGAGGGGCAGTTAAAGTGGAAGGAAAATATGGTGCGGAATGTTATGCAACGCTTAGGCAAAATTGACGCACCCGTTTTACCAGTGAAGGGGATGGAGGAGCCTTGGCAATATCGCAATAAAGCTCAAATTCCATTTTCTACAAATGACGCGGGACAAGTCATTGCTGGTTTCTACAAAACAAAATCGCATACAATTGTCGATATGGACCGCTGTTTAATCCAAACAGGCGAAGCGGACGCAATTCTTTCGGGATTAAAAAAGGAATTAACGGCAATCGGTATTCAACCTTATAATGAAGCATCACATGAAGGGATGCTGCGTCACGTCGTTATCCGTACTGCACGTGCAACAGGTGAGGTTATGGTCGTACTCGTTACGAAAAAGAAAAAATTTCCGCAAAAAGAAGCGGCTGTAGCGAGCATATTAAAGCTATTGCCAAACGTTACATCGATAATGCAAAACATCAATAGCGATAAAACAAACGTTATTTTTGGTGATGAAACGATCAACCTTTGGGGCAATGATGTAATCATTGATTCTATCGGTGATGTGCGCTTCGAAATTTCGGCACGATCGTTCTACCAAGTAAATCCTCAGCAAACGGAAGTGCTATACAAGCAAGCGCTAGACTATGCTGATTTACAAGGTCATGAACGTGTCATTGATGCCTACTGTGGCATCGGTACAATTTCATTATTCCTCGCTCAAAAAGCGAAGGCAGTAATGGGTGTCGAAATCGTACCACAAGCCATTGAAGATGCAAAACGCAATGCAGAGCTTAACGGCTTTACAAATACGTACTTCGAGGCAGGTCCAGCAGAGGAAGTGATTCCACGCTGGTATAAGGAAGGCAAAGAAGCAGATGTCCTTGTTGTAGACCCACCACGTAAAGGATGCGATGAAGCACTTTTACAAACAATTTTAGAGCAACGCCCAAAACGAGTTGTTTATGTATCATGTAACCCAGCTACACTCGCACGTGACCTTCGCATATTGGAAGATGGCGGATACAAAACACAGGAAGTTCAACCTGTCGATATGTTCCCGCACTCCACGCATTGTGAAGCAGTTGCATGGTTGGAGTTAGCTTAA
- a CDS encoding diacylglycerol kinase, whose protein sequence is MKRARIIYNPTSGREAFKKHLPEVLEKLEVAGYETSCHATTCEGDAIEAAKNAVERGFDIIIAVGGDGTLNEVVSGVGQFEKRPKIGLIPMGTTNDFARAVHIPRNIDEAVDIIIKGDTLPVDVGLLNGERYFINIAAGGRITELTYEVPSKMKTMLGQLAYYLKAVEMIPSIKASHMRIEYDGEVFDGDAMMFLCGLTNSVGGFEKLAPDASINDGYFTLLVLKKVSLPEFIQLAAMALRGEHLKDDRVIYKKASVVKVTTENEVHLNLDGEYGGDAPATFENLKRHIEIFVPIEDIREEDRI, encoded by the coding sequence ATGAAACGAGCAAGAATCATTTATAATCCTACATCTGGGCGAGAAGCGTTTAAAAAGCATTTACCAGAAGTATTGGAGAAACTAGAGGTAGCAGGCTATGAGACATCTTGTCACGCAACGACTTGTGAAGGCGATGCTATAGAAGCAGCAAAAAACGCAGTAGAACGTGGATTTGATATTATCATAGCAGTTGGTGGGGATGGGACGTTAAATGAGGTTGTTTCTGGTGTCGGGCAATTTGAAAAACGTCCGAAGATTGGCTTAATTCCAATGGGGACAACGAATGATTTTGCACGTGCCGTCCATATTCCACGAAATATTGATGAAGCCGTTGATATTATTATTAAAGGCGATACCTTACCAGTAGATGTTGGATTGTTAAATGGAGAACGCTATTTCATCAATATCGCTGCTGGGGGACGTATTACTGAGCTAACGTACGAAGTGCCAAGCAAAATGAAAACAATGCTAGGGCAGTTAGCTTACTATTTAAAAGCGGTTGAAATGATTCCATCTATTAAGGCATCACATATGCGTATTGAATATGATGGTGAAGTATTTGATGGAGATGCAATGATGTTTTTATGTGGCTTAACGAACTCTGTTGGCGGCTTTGAAAAGCTTGCACCAGATGCGAGCATAAACGACGGTTACTTTACATTATTAGTATTGAAAAAAGTGAGCCTTCCAGAATTTATTCAACTTGCGGCAATGGCGTTACGAGGCGAACATTTAAAGGATGATCGTGTTATTTATAAAAAAGCAAGTGTTGTGAAAGTTACGACGGAAAACGAAGTGCATTTAAATCTAGATGGCGAATACGGTGGAGATGCACCTGCAACATTTGAAAATTTGAAGCGCCATATTGAAATTTTTGTACCGATTGAAGATATTCGGGAGGAAGATCGGATTTAA
- a CDS encoding malate synthase yields MNLINKKVTHKRFGMGSIVKHNESIIEIHFASENKMFVFPDVFGKYLKLHDKSDAHLIEKIIQIKEMERKEEERKKEEEKKLQRKNLKLRLEHEKLMKHHKLHPESQMVFRCDIEEQNSSVSEWKVFSGAIKSGNNKGKPNKPIRMHQNSAVLLTALDPGMPEKDRRIIGVYMVNEDFIGKLCEDGNIPAHSKYKLQLSEQESNQLLLWKYYTDKKSPDKMTWNSGKYRYFDNVWMAQILLDIVSLKSEPTEQELAQRFFKHFCKMNQITDHDLPKPNGALMRI; encoded by the coding sequence ATGAATCTAATCAATAAAAAAGTTACACATAAGCGTTTTGGCATGGGTAGTATAGTTAAACATAATGAGTCTATTATTGAAATACATTTTGCGTCGGAAAATAAAATGTTTGTTTTCCCTGATGTATTTGGAAAGTACCTAAAACTACATGATAAAAGTGATGCTCATTTAATCGAAAAAATAATACAAATAAAGGAAATGGAAAGAAAAGAGGAAGAAAGGAAGAAGGAAGAAGAAAAAAAACTACAGCGAAAAAACCTGAAACTTCGATTAGAACACGAAAAACTTATGAAACATCATAAACTCCATCCTGAATCACAAATGGTTTTTAGATGTGACATAGAAGAACAAAATAGTTCTGTTTCAGAGTGGAAGGTTTTTTCAGGCGCAATAAAAAGTGGTAATAACAAGGGGAAGCCAAACAAACCTATCCGCATGCACCAAAATAGCGCTGTCCTGTTAACAGCACTAGATCCCGGCATGCCTGAAAAAGACAGACGTATCATAGGTGTCTATATGGTGAATGAAGATTTTATCGGTAAGCTGTGTGAAGATGGAAATATTCCTGCCCATTCAAAATACAAACTCCAACTTTCAGAACAGGAATCGAATCAATTACTTTTATGGAAGTATTATACAGATAAAAAATCCCCTGACAAAATGACATGGAATTCAGGTAAATACCGTTATTTTGATAATGTATGGATGGCTCAAATTTTACTTGATATCGTTTCGTTGAAGAGTGAACCAACAGAACAAGAGCTAGCACAACGATTTTTTAAACATTTTTGTAAAATGAATCAAATAACAGATCATGATTTACCAAAGCCTAATGGTGCATTAATGCGTATTTAG
- a CDS encoding cytochrome d ubiquinol oxidase subunit II, which produces MTLEILGISVLWIFLFGYVMVASIDFGAGFFNAYSLLIGKNHIITNIIKRYLSPVWEVTNVFLVFFFVGIVGFFPQTAFYYGTILLVPVSISLVLLAIRGSYYAFESYGARGHVGYSLTYGLTGLLIPASLSVVFAIAGGGYVDMVEGQPVLNYWTLYTSTFAWSIVVLSIAAVLYISAVFLTWYAHKATDVEATNLMRKYALIWAAPLMISALGIMYEMKSINPESYQHMVNLWWMFAISAVLFIITVILLWMRKNYGLAVGLLIAQFAVAFFAYGIAQYPYLLYPYLTIYDSFTNTQMAIALVIVFVLGLCLLLPSLYLLLKLFLFNKNYVTGKEDHHA; this is translated from the coding sequence ATGACATTAGAGATATTAGGAATTTCAGTATTGTGGATTTTCCTTTTTGGTTATGTGATGGTCGCATCCATTGATTTTGGTGCAGGCTTTTTCAATGCTTACAGTCTCCTAATTGGGAAAAACCATATTATAACGAATATTATTAAACGATATTTATCGCCTGTATGGGAAGTAACGAATGTCTTTTTAGTGTTTTTCTTTGTTGGGATTGTAGGATTTTTCCCTCAAACAGCATTTTACTATGGAACAATTTTGCTTGTGCCGGTTAGTATTTCATTAGTGTTGCTTGCGATTCGTGGCTCGTACTATGCATTTGAATCGTATGGCGCACGTGGACATGTTGGTTATTCTCTGACATATGGCTTAACAGGTTTACTTATACCAGCCTCATTATCTGTAGTATTTGCTATTGCAGGTGGCGGCTATGTGGATATGGTGGAAGGGCAACCAGTATTAAATTATTGGACACTATATACGAGTACGTTTGCTTGGAGTATTGTCGTATTAAGCATAGCAGCTGTTCTTTATATATCCGCAGTATTTTTAACGTGGTATGCACATAAAGCAACAGATGTAGAGGCAACAAATTTAATGCGAAAATATGCCTTAATTTGGGCAGCACCATTAATGATTAGTGCACTTGGGATTATGTATGAAATGAAATCCATTAACCCTGAAAGCTATCAGCATATGGTCAACTTATGGTGGATGTTTGCTATTTCCGCAGTATTATTTATTATTACTGTCATATTGTTATGGATGCGAAAAAATTATGGGCTTGCTGTAGGACTATTAATCGCTCAGTTCGCAGTAGCGTTTTTTGCTTACGGTATCGCGCAATATCCATATTTACTGTATCCATATTTAACGATTTATGATAGCTTTACAAACACACAAATGGCTATTGCATTAGTCATCGTATTTGTTTTAGGATTATGCCTGCTTCTACCTTCACTATATTTATTGTTGAAACTATTTTTATTCAACAAAAATTATGTGACAGGGAAAGAAGACCATCATGCATAG
- the gatB gene encoding Asp-tRNA(Asn)/Glu-tRNA(Gln) amidotransferase subunit GatB, protein MNFETVIGLEVHVELKTNSKIFSPAPAHFGAEPNTNTTVIDLGYPGVLPVLNKNVVDFAMRAALALNMEIEQETKFDRKNYFYPDNPKAYQISQFDKPIGKNGWIDIEVDGYTKRIGITRLHMEEDAGKLSHAGDHSLVDFNRQGTPLVEIVSEPDLRTANEAYAYLEKLKSIIQYTDVSDCKMEEGSLRCDANISIRPYGREEFGTKTELKNLNSFNYVRRGIEHEELRQADVLLSGGVIDQETRRFDEKTGKTILMRVKEGTDDYRYFPEPDLVRLSIDDEWLERVKSEIPELPDARKKRYVEELGLTPYDAGVLVISKEISDFFEAMIAEGADAKLSANWLMGDVSAYLNAEQKDLKDTALTPENLAGMVKLIADGTISSKIGKKVFTELVENGGSANDIVKAKGLVQISDEGALLAIVTEVLDNNAQSIEDFKNGKDRAIGFLVGQIMKATKGQANPPMVNKLLQQEIAKR, encoded by the coding sequence ATGAACTTTGAAACAGTCATTGGTTTAGAAGTACACGTTGAGTTAAAAACAAACTCAAAAATCTTCTCGCCAGCGCCAGCTCACTTCGGTGCTGAACCAAATACAAATACAACAGTAATCGACCTAGGTTATCCTGGTGTCCTTCCTGTCTTAAATAAAAATGTTGTAGATTTCGCGATGCGTGCAGCTCTTGCACTAAACATGGAAATCGAGCAAGAAACAAAATTTGACCGTAAAAACTACTTCTATCCGGATAATCCGAAAGCATATCAAATTTCACAATTCGATAAGCCAATTGGTAAAAACGGTTGGATTGATATTGAAGTAGATGGTTACACAAAACGTATCGGTATTACGCGCCTTCATATGGAAGAAGATGCTGGTAAACTATCTCATGCTGGTGACCATTCATTAGTGGACTTTAACCGTCAAGGTACACCGCTTGTAGAAATCGTTTCTGAGCCAGATCTTCGCACAGCAAATGAAGCGTATGCTTACCTTGAAAAATTGAAATCAATTATTCAATATACAGATGTTTCAGACTGTAAAATGGAAGAAGGTTCACTACGCTGTGATGCCAACATTTCAATTCGCCCATATGGCCGAGAAGAATTTGGTACAAAAACAGAGCTTAAAAACCTTAACTCATTTAACTACGTACGTCGTGGTATTGAGCACGAAGAGTTACGTCAAGCGGACGTATTACTGTCAGGTGGCGTGATTGATCAAGAAACGCGTCGCTTTGACGAAAAAACAGGTAAAACTATTTTAATGCGTGTTAAAGAAGGAACAGATGATTATCGTTACTTCCCAGAGCCAGATTTAGTGCGTCTGTCAATCGATGATGAGTGGTTAGAGCGCGTAAAATCAGAGATTCCAGAACTTCCAGATGCTCGTAAAAAACGTTATGTTGAAGAATTAGGATTAACACCTTATGACGCTGGCGTTCTTGTTATTTCTAAAGAAATTTCTGATTTCTTTGAAGCGATGATAGCTGAAGGAGCAGATGCAAAACTTTCTGCAAACTGGTTGATGGGTGATGTTTCTGCATATTTAAATGCTGAACAAAAAGATCTTAAAGATACTGCGTTAACTCCAGAAAACCTAGCAGGCATGGTGAAATTGATTGCAGACGGTACAATTTCTTCTAAAATCGGTAAAAAAGTATTTACTGAGTTAGTCGAAAACGGTGGTTCAGCTAATGACATCGTGAAGGCAAAAGGATTAGTTCAAATTTCTGATGAGGGTGCATTATTAGCAATCGTAACAGAAGTATTAGATAACAATGCACAATCGATCGAAGACTTCAAAAATGGTAAGGATCGTGCAATTGGCTTCTTAGTTGGACAAATTATGAAAGCTACAAAAGGCCAAGCGAACCCACCAATGGTCAACAAATTATTACAACAAGAAATTGCAAAACGCTAA
- the gatA gene encoding Asp-tRNA(Asn)/Glu-tRNA(Gln) amidotransferase subunit GatA, with amino-acid sequence MTLFERSAKELQAEIKAGNLTIADLTKEAYERVTKLDGDVQAFLASNEEKATAQAAEMDKVPFEERGPLFGLPIGVKDNIVTEGLETTCASKILEGFMPIYDATVVNKLREAGMITIGKLNMDEFAMGSSNENSFYKTTKNPWNLNHVPGGSSGASAAAVAAGEVSFSLGSDTGGSIRQPAAYCGVVGMKPTYGRVSRFGLVAFASSLDQIGPITRNVEDNALLLEAISGLDTNDSTSANVEVPNFAAALTGDVKGLRIAVPKEFLGEGVGEAARQSVLDALEVLKGLGATVEEVSLPHSKYALAAYYILSSSEASSNLSRFDGIRYGFRAENVNNLMDLYKETRAQGFGDEVKRRIMLGTYSLSAGTYDAYYKKAQQARTLIKADYDKVFEDFDVIIGPTAPTPAFKIGENVDDPMTMYANDILTIPMNLAGVPAISIPCGFENGLPLGLQIIGKYFDEATIYRVAHAFEQATAFHKEVPQIWEGK; translated from the coding sequence ATGACGTTATTTGAACGTTCAGCAAAGGAGCTACAAGCTGAAATTAAAGCTGGTAACCTAACAATCGCTGACTTAACAAAAGAAGCATATGAACGCGTAACAAAGCTTGACGGCGATGTACAAGCATTCCTTGCTTCAAACGAAGAAAAAGCAACTGCACAAGCAGCTGAAATGGACAAAGTGCCATTTGAAGAACGTGGACCACTTTTTGGTCTTCCTATTGGTGTAAAAGACAATATCGTAACAGAGGGCTTAGAAACAACTTGTGCTTCTAAAATCCTTGAAGGATTTATGCCAATTTACGATGCGACAGTCGTTAATAAGCTACGCGAAGCTGGCATGATTACAATCGGTAAATTGAACATGGACGAGTTTGCAATGGGTTCTTCAAATGAAAACTCATTCTATAAAACAACAAAAAATCCATGGAACTTAAATCACGTACCAGGTGGTTCTTCAGGTGCATCTGCGGCAGCAGTAGCAGCAGGAGAAGTATCATTCTCACTTGGTTCAGATACAGGTGGTTCAATCCGTCAACCAGCAGCATATTGCGGTGTCGTAGGGATGAAACCTACATACGGTCGTGTATCTCGATTTGGACTTGTGGCATTCGCTTCTTCGTTAGATCAAATCGGACCAATTACACGTAATGTTGAAGACAATGCGCTTTTACTAGAAGCTATTTCAGGATTAGACACTAATGATTCAACATCAGCAAATGTAGAAGTACCAAACTTCGCAGCAGCACTGACTGGCGATGTAAAAGGTTTACGTATTGCTGTACCAAAGGAATTTTTAGGTGAAGGTGTTGGCGAAGCGGCACGTCAATCAGTACTTGATGCACTAGAAGTACTAAAAGGCTTAGGTGCGACAGTTGAAGAAGTATCACTTCCTCATTCTAAATATGCACTTGCAGCTTACTATATCCTTTCTTCTTCTGAAGCGTCATCAAACCTTTCTCGTTTTGATGGTATCCGTTACGGTTTCCGTGCAGAAAACGTTAATAACCTAATGGACCTTTACAAAGAAACACGTGCACAAGGCTTTGGTGATGAAGTAAAACGTCGTATCATGCTAGGAACTTATTCACTTAGCGCTGGTACTTACGACGCTTATTACAAAAAAGCACAGCAAGCACGTACACTTATTAAAGCAGACTACGACAAAGTATTTGAAGACTTTGATGTAATCATTGGACCTACGGCACCAACGCCAGCATTTAAAATTGGTGAAAATGTTGATGACCCAATGACGATGTATGCCAACGATATTTTAACAATTCCTATGAACTTAGCGGGCGTGCCAGCAATTTCAATTCCTTGTGGCTTTGAAAACGGTCTACCACTAGGCTTGCAAATCATTGGTAAATACTTCGATGAAGCAACAATTTACCGTGTAGCGCATGCGTTCGAGCAAGCTACTGCGTTCCATAAAGAAGTTCCTCAAATTTGGGAGGGAAAATAA